One window from the genome of Longimicrobium sp. encodes:
- a CDS encoding nucleotidyltransferase family protein: MLLAAGLGTRLRPLTDRIPKALIEVGGVPMLERAARRLIAAGADRLIVNVHHLGDQIERFLEERGGFGVDCVVSAEPGDAPLETGGALVLAEPLFRGDAPFFLHNADILTDLPLREMYDAHLRSGALATLAVMERETSRHVLFDDRGLLGRTDEKKGLDLRARAPEGEVRRLAFGGVHVISPRIFGLLTERGAFSILDPYLRLAGAGETILPFRVDACRWIDIGSPAQLEEARRRVGELESA, encoded by the coding sequence ATGCTGCTGGCGGCGGGGCTGGGGACGCGGCTGCGCCCGCTCACCGACCGGATTCCCAAGGCGCTGATCGAGGTGGGCGGGGTGCCGATGCTGGAGCGCGCGGCGCGGCGCCTGATCGCCGCCGGGGCCGACCGGCTGATCGTCAACGTCCACCACCTGGGCGACCAGATCGAGCGCTTCCTGGAGGAGCGCGGCGGCTTCGGGGTCGACTGCGTGGTCTCGGCGGAGCCGGGCGACGCGCCGCTGGAGACGGGGGGCGCGCTGGTCCTGGCCGAGCCGCTCTTCCGCGGGGACGCTCCCTTCTTCCTCCACAACGCCGACATCCTCACCGACCTCCCGCTCCGGGAGATGTACGACGCGCACCTGCGCTCGGGCGCGCTCGCCACGCTGGCCGTGATGGAGCGCGAGACGAGCCGGCACGTCCTCTTCGACGACCGCGGGCTGCTGGGGCGCACCGACGAGAAGAAGGGGCTCGACCTGCGGGCGCGCGCGCCGGAGGGCGAGGTGCGCAGGCTGGCGTTCGGCGGGGTGCACGTGATCTCGCCGCGCATCTTCGGCCTGCTCACCGAGCGGGGCGCCTTCTCCATCCTGGACCCCTACCTGCGCCTGGCCGGCGCGGGCGAGACGATCCTCCCCTTCCGCGTGGACGCCTGCCGCTGGATCGACATCGGCAGCCCGGCGCAGCTCGAGGAGGCGCGGCGGCGGGTGGGGGAGCTGGAGAGTGCGTGA
- a CDS encoding DedA family protein: MDFIRSLLDYVLHLDTHLAELTSEYGAWTHGILAGILFCETGLVVTPFLPGDSLLFAAGSLAALPESGLNVLYLYPLLLAAVFLGDNANYWAGHHFGRRIFKPDARILKIEYLRRTEHFYARYGGKTVILARFVPIVRTYAPFVAGAGAMPYRRFLGFSIAGSLLWITLFLWGGYFFGNIPFVKDNFGLVVIAIILLSVLPAVIEVLKARRERRRAPTPEAPVRP, encoded by the coding sequence ATGGACTTCATCCGCTCGCTGCTCGACTACGTCCTGCACCTCGACACGCACCTCGCCGAGCTGACCAGCGAGTACGGCGCGTGGACGCACGGCATCCTGGCCGGGATCCTCTTCTGCGAGACGGGGCTGGTGGTGACGCCCTTCCTCCCCGGCGACTCGCTCCTCTTCGCGGCCGGCTCGCTGGCGGCGCTGCCGGAGTCGGGGCTGAACGTGCTGTACCTCTACCCGCTCCTGCTGGCGGCCGTGTTCCTGGGCGACAACGCCAACTACTGGGCGGGGCACCACTTCGGGCGCCGCATCTTCAAGCCCGACGCGCGCATCCTGAAGATCGAGTACCTGCGCCGCACCGAGCACTTCTACGCCAGGTACGGCGGCAAGACCGTCATCCTGGCGCGCTTCGTCCCCATCGTGCGCACCTACGCGCCGTTCGTGGCGGGCGCCGGGGCCATGCCCTACCGCCGCTTCCTGGGCTTCAGCATCGCGGGCTCGCTCCTGTGGATCACGCTCTTCCTGTGGGGCGGCTACTTCTTCGGCAACATCCCGTTCGTGAAGGACAACTTCGGGCTGGTGGTGATCGCCATCATCCTCCTCTCCGTGCTCCCGGCGGTGATCGAGGTCCTGAAGGCGCGCCGCGAGCGGCGGCGCGCGCCGACGCCGGAAGCGCCGGTGCGGCCGTGA